A section of the Constrictibacter sp. MBR-5 genome encodes:
- a CDS encoding glucose 1-dehydrogenase, with the protein MKLFDLTGRVAIVTGGNGGIGLGMARGMADAGAIILVAGRDREKSAGAVREIEQAGGKAVAVEVDVLKPESCRAMIDAATERFGRLDILVNNAGTNIRKQPQEYSLEEWHTVLQTNLTSAFVCAQAAYPAMLAAGGGKIINIGSMMSIFGASFAAPYASSKGGIVQLTKALAAAWAKDNIQVNSVLPGWIDTALTRRAREDVDGLHQRVLDRTPAGRWGLPEDHAGIAVFLASPASDFVTGTAIPVDGGFSIQG; encoded by the coding sequence ATGAAACTCTTCGACCTCACCGGGCGCGTGGCGATCGTCACGGGCGGAAACGGCGGCATCGGCCTCGGGATGGCGCGCGGCATGGCCGACGCCGGGGCCATCATCCTCGTCGCCGGCCGCGATCGCGAGAAGAGCGCCGGGGCGGTGCGCGAGATCGAGCAGGCTGGCGGCAAGGCCGTCGCCGTCGAGGTCGACGTGCTGAAGCCTGAATCCTGCCGGGCGATGATCGACGCCGCGACCGAGCGCTTCGGCCGCCTCGATATCCTCGTGAACAATGCCGGCACCAACATCCGCAAGCAGCCGCAGGAATATTCGCTGGAGGAGTGGCACACCGTCCTGCAGACGAACCTCACCAGCGCCTTCGTCTGCGCCCAGGCGGCCTACCCGGCCATGCTCGCGGCCGGCGGCGGCAAGATCATCAACATCGGGTCGATGATGTCGATCTTCGGCGCATCCTTCGCCGCGCCCTACGCATCCAGCAAGGGCGGCATCGTCCAACTCACCAAGGCGCTGGCCGCCGCATGGGCCAAGGACAACATCCAGGTGAACTCGGTCCTGCCCGGGTGGATCGACACCGCCCTCACGCGCCGGGCGCGCGAAGACGTCGACGGCCTGCACCAGCGGGTGCTCGACCGCACGCCGGCCGGCCGCTGGGGCCTGCCGGAGGACCATGCCGGCATCGCGGTGTTCCTGGCGTCGCCGGCATCGGACTTCGTCACCGGCACGGCGATTCCGGTCGACGGCGGCTTCTCGATCCAAGGCTGA
- the dksA gene encoding RNA polymerase-binding protein DksA → MRVTLPHDYKPSDAEPFMNALQQEYFRQKLLRWRDQLVRESTETLSHLQQESLNEPDITDRASLETDRALELRTRDRARKLISKIDEALKRIEDGSYGFCEETAQPIGLKRLEARPIATLSIEAQERHERQERQYRDD, encoded by the coding sequence ATGCGGGTAACCCTTCCCCACGACTACAAACCTTCGGATGCGGAGCCGTTCATGAACGCGCTCCAGCAGGAATATTTCAGGCAGAAGCTACTGCGTTGGCGCGATCAGCTCGTTCGCGAATCGACCGAGACCCTCAGCCATCTGCAGCAGGAGAGCCTGAACGAGCCCGATATAACCGACCGCGCTTCCCTGGAGACGGACAGGGCGCTGGAACTCAGGACGAGAGACCGGGCGCGCAAGCTGATCTCCAAGATCGACGAGGCACTGAAGCGAATCGAGGACGGTTCCTACGGCTTCTGCGAGGAGACCGCCCAGCCGATCGGGCTGAAGCGGCTCGAAGCGCGGCCGATCGCCACGCTCAGCATCGAGGCGCAGGAACGCCACGAGCGCCAGGAGCGGCAGTACCGCGACGATTGA
- a CDS encoding flagellar assembly protein FliX, whose amino-acid sequence MKIESSAPTTAVHNRAGRPGEQRSSGSFATHLGTSAPRSAAGASPVSPLGALLALQEVDDPLTGKRRARERGRRLLDTLDEVRVGLLTGTLPKAVLGELARLVAEARESIDDPGLQSVLDDIDLRAQVELAKLQMQA is encoded by the coding sequence ATGAAGATCGAGTCCAGCGCTCCGACGACCGCGGTCCACAACAGGGCCGGCCGCCCCGGCGAGCAACGTTCGTCGGGCAGCTTCGCGACGCATCTCGGCACCTCTGCGCCACGCAGTGCGGCCGGTGCGTCGCCGGTCAGCCCGCTGGGAGCGCTGCTCGCGCTTCAGGAAGTCGACGACCCGCTCACGGGGAAGCGCCGCGCCCGCGAGCGCGGCCGTCGCCTGCTCGACACCCTCGACGAGGTTCGCGTCGGGCTTCTGACGGGAACCCTGCCGAAGGCGGTGCTGGGTGAACTCGCCCGCCTGGTGGCCGAGGCACGCGAGTCGATCGACGATCCCGGCCTGCAGAGCGTCCTCGACGACATCGACCTTCGGGCACAGGTGGAACTCGCGAAGCTGCAGATGCAGGCATAA